The sequence ACCAAAGAAAAAGAGCGGCACAGGCCAAGGCACAGGAAAGAAAGGCTGGAATCGCTGGCAGGCCGGAGCAAATAAGAAGAAGAGCAACAAGCCCTATACTAGTAAAGGCGTAAAACATGGGAGTAAGCAGGAAGATAAATAGTCATATGTAAGTCCATTTCCTTCCGGGGAAGTGGACTTTTATATAGGAAGATAGAGTGGGTCTTCAACAATTTTGTAAAAGTATTTGCTATTTTTACGATTTCCTGTTATTCTAAGAAAGAATTATTTTTGTTCGGTCTGTAAGGAATGAAAGTATTTAAACTTTTCGCCTTTGATATCTAATTGAGCAACGATAGTAATAAATCGTGGATTCAAGTCCACACAGGAGGAAACAATTATGCAACAAGGTACAGTAAAAT is a genomic window of Rossellomorea sp. y25 containing:
- a CDS encoding DUF3934 family protein → MSKPKKKSGTGQGTGKKGWNRWQAGANKKKSNKPYTSKGVKHGSKQEDK